The following coding sequences lie in one Rutidosis leptorrhynchoides isolate AG116_Rl617_1_P2 chromosome 4, CSIRO_AGI_Rlap_v1, whole genome shotgun sequence genomic window:
- the LOC139842452 gene encoding uncharacterized protein — translation MLGSIDCMHWEWKNFPIAWQGQYTRGDKKVPSIMLEAVASQDLWIWHGFFGMAGAKNDINVLNASPLFKSIKDGTALPSQFDVNVHHYDRGYYLGDGIYPEWAMLV, via the coding sequence ATGCTTGgtagtattgattgtatgcattgggagtgGAAGAATTTTCCTATTGCGTGGCAAGGACAATATACTAGAGGTGATAAAAAGGTACCATCCATTATGCTTGAAGCAGTCGCCTCTCAAGATTTGTGGATATGGCATGGATTCTTTGGTATGGCAGGTGCAAAAAACGACATTAACGTTTTAAATGCCTCACCGTTGTTCAAAAGTATAAAGGACGGCACTGCTCTACCTTCACAATTTGATGTAAACGTGCATCACTACGATAGAGGGTATTACCTAGGTGATGGTATATACCCTGAATGGGCTATGTTGGTCTGA